From the genome of Spartobacteria bacterium:
AAACCTGAGGATGAATATCTTTCTTCATAAAAAACCTCCAAATTCAAATGGGAATAGCCACCTATACCAACAAAACCGTATTGGCAAGGCAAAATAATTAGGTTCGAACAAATTACGGGCGGGGAGAGCTAGCTCAGGAAAGGCCTTTGGACTGGTTCAGAGAAATATTAAAAGCCACCGAAAACAGATGGTGCATGAAATCAACGTACTCGACGGCGACAGTGTCTGGAACCGAAATTCGCGAAGGCGCAAAATTCACAATCCCCTTTACTCCGGCCTCAACCAGATAATTTGCGGCACGCTGGGCTCGCTCCTGCGGGGTGGTAATAATCCCGATTTCAATCTCCAAATCACGAACCTTTTCCTTCAATCTCCGGGAACATACCACCTCAAGGCCCGCGACCTCTTCGCCAATCTTAAAAGGATCACAATCAAACGCACCCACCAAGATAAAACCTCTACGACGGAAGATGCCATGCCGTAGCAGTGCGCGGCCCAAATTCCCCACGCCGACCAAAGCAACATTCCACGTGCGGTCAATTCCTAGAGATTGCTTAATGGCGGTTAGCAAATCTTGCACATAGTAACCTACACCTCGAACGCCAAATTCGCCAAAATAGGCCAAATCTTTACGAATCTGTGAAGGGTTGACGCCACAGGCTCGCGCCAGGCCGTCCGAAGAAACAACCGTCTCCCCATCCTGAATGAACGACTCCAACACCTGCACGTATACGGCAAGTCTTTGAATCGTGGCACGCGGAATATGAGAGCTTTTCAAAGGATCTCCGAGAAAATGAAAGGCAGGGTCTGTAGGTACAATATTGCGGGGAGGCTAGAGCCTCCCCGCTCAACAACATTAACCGACAAAGGGGTTGGCGAACAACAGAATGAGGTTCACAACCAAGGCGTAAATAGCCAGGGA
Proteins encoded in this window:
- a CDS encoding redox-sensing transcriptional repressor Rex, whose amino-acid sequence is MKSSHIPRATIQRLAVYVQVLESFIQDGETVVSSDGLARACGVNPSQIRKDLAYFGEFGVRGVGYYVQDLLTAIKQSLGIDRTWNVALVGVGNLGRALLRHGIFRRRGFILVGAFDCDPFKIGEEVAGLEVVCSRRLKEKVRDLEIEIGIITTPQERAQRAANYLVEAGVKGIVNFAPSRISVPDTVAVEYVDFMHHLFSVAFNISLNQSKGLS